One genomic region from Sphingobacterium multivorum encodes:
- a CDS encoding ferritin-like domain-containing protein: MEKITSHNETLLNSNSDMDKRDLRRRDFLKYAGASAATLAILGMSSCKKDHDDGMDNGGKGMYFGSGDIAILNYAYALEQLEAAFYIQLVNNPYSGMTDMEKTFFTDIRDHEIAHREFFKVALGAKAISSLEFNLGGINFSSRETVLATAKTFEDLGVSAYNGAGWLIKDVNYLLLAGKIVSVEARHAAWVRDMIDNGSFANQEVVDSNGLDVAKSPSVVLSAAAPFIKSKIDVSDLPTY; encoded by the coding sequence ATGGAAAAGATAACCTCCCACAACGAAACACTATTGAACTCCAATAGTGACATGGACAAAAGAGATCTCAGACGAAGAGATTTTTTAAAATATGCAGGAGCCAGTGCTGCTACATTAGCCATCCTGGGTATGTCGAGTTGCAAAAAAGACCACGATGATGGCATGGATAACGGTGGTAAGGGCATGTACTTTGGTAGCGGCGACATTGCCATCCTAAATTATGCCTATGCACTTGAACAACTTGAAGCTGCATTTTATATCCAGCTAGTCAACAACCCCTATAGTGGCATGACGGACATGGAAAAAACTTTTTTTACGGATATCCGTGATCATGAAATTGCTCATCGTGAGTTTTTCAAGGTAGCCCTAGGGGCCAAAGCCATTTCAAGTCTTGAATTTAATTTAGGCGGTATCAATTTCAGCAGTCGCGAAACGGTACTGGCAACAGCAAAAACATTTGAAGATCTTGGCGTTTCGGCCTACAATGGTGCTGGATGGTTAATAAAAGATGTCAATTATTTACTGTTGGCTGGCAAGATCGTGTCTGTTGAAGCTAGACATGCCGCCTGGGTCAGGGATATGATCGACAATGGTAGCTTTGCCAATCAGGAAGTAGTGGATTCAAATGGTCTTGATGTCGCAAAGAGTCCAAGCGTTGTCCTTAGTGCCGCAGCGCCATTTATTAAATCCAAGATTGATGTGAGCGATCTACCAACTTATTAA
- a CDS encoding ROK family protein, translated as MSLIDLSKRVALGIDIGGTNTKFGVVNHRGEVLEKGSIKTDAYQTVEEFIDALYEKAYPLIEAFGGEQSFDGIGVGAPDANYYTGTIDHAPNLPWKGVIRFSDLMTAKFKIPCTITNDANAAAYGEMLFGAARGMKDFIMITLGTGVGSGIVAGGKLIYGHDGFAGELGHTIVKPGGRKHWSTGSEGSLEAYASATGITITAKKMRAEFPESMLNQFPEDAINSKTVHECALKGDAIAIEVFRYTGQKLGEALANFVMFSSPEAILLFGGVIKAGDFILKPAKLHMERNLFPLFRNKVKLVFSELEEADAAILGASALVWEK; from the coding sequence ATGTCATTAATAGATTTATCAAAACGCGTGGCGTTGGGAATAGATATCGGTGGAACCAATACAAAATTTGGTGTGGTCAATCATCGGGGTGAAGTACTTGAAAAAGGAAGCATAAAAACAGATGCTTATCAAACGGTGGAAGAGTTTATTGATGCGTTGTACGAGAAAGCTTATCCCTTAATTGAAGCATTTGGTGGTGAACAAAGCTTTGATGGAATTGGTGTCGGCGCGCCTGATGCTAATTATTACACTGGGACAATAGACCACGCTCCCAATCTCCCTTGGAAAGGTGTGATTCGATTTAGCGATTTAATGACGGCCAAATTTAAGATTCCCTGCACCATTACCAATGATGCAAATGCCGCTGCTTATGGTGAAATGCTTTTTGGTGCGGCACGCGGCATGAAAGATTTTATTATGATTACCTTAGGCACGGGAGTAGGAAGCGGCATAGTGGCCGGAGGGAAGCTTATTTATGGACACGATGGCTTTGCTGGCGAATTGGGCCATACCATTGTCAAACCAGGAGGACGAAAACATTGGAGTACGGGTTCTGAAGGAAGTTTAGAGGCTTATGCATCTGCTACAGGGATCACCATTACAGCCAAGAAAATGCGGGCCGAATTTCCGGAATCGATGTTGAATCAATTCCCTGAGGACGCGATCAATTCGAAGACAGTTCATGAATGTGCGCTCAAAGGGGATGCGATAGCCATTGAGGTATTTAGGTATACTGGGCAGAAACTAGGTGAAGCATTAGCAAATTTTGTGATGTTTTCTTCTCCTGAAGCAATTCTACTTTTTGGAGGAGTAATTAAGGCCGGTGATTTTATCTTAAAACCCGCGAAACTCCATATGGAAAGAAACCTTTTTCCTTTGTTTAGAAACAAAGTTAAACTGGTCTTTAGTGAATTGGAAGAGGCTGATGCTGCTATTCTTGGTGCAAGCGCATTGGTCTGGGAAAAATAA
- a CDS encoding anti-sigma factor — protein sequence MDIRAYISSGIIESYVLGLASEEEVSILNCIRKNNSEVEQAIIEAEIALEDLADSQAIEMPMQLKQDIWNKLIVENLVPNEDHKIDETLVPSSTDHNDVIVMDTEKKTLVARSYKWTIAASLLLAVSIGANIFLYQRKQDTANKLNQTTSLLDAEQAKLATLQDKWALVQNPAIKTIPLKGVETKPDYLALVFWDQVSKTVYLSIEHMPVAPKGKQYQLWAMVDGKPVNAGVFPLDLKGDTASKMLDIPKAQAFAITLEDEGGKDVPTLTALCVMGSI from the coding sequence TTGGATATTAGAGCATACATATCGTCGGGGATTATTGAATCGTACGTTTTGGGACTTGCTTCTGAAGAGGAAGTGAGCATCTTGAATTGTATTCGAAAAAATAATAGCGAAGTGGAACAAGCCATCATCGAAGCAGAGATTGCACTCGAAGATTTGGCCGATAGCCAAGCGATAGAGATGCCTATGCAATTAAAACAGGATATATGGAATAAACTCATTGTAGAAAATCTAGTACCAAACGAAGATCATAAAATTGATGAAACATTAGTACCTTCTTCTACGGACCATAACGACGTAATTGTTATGGATACCGAAAAGAAAACGCTTGTTGCTCGATCATACAAGTGGACTATTGCTGCAAGCCTATTGTTAGCCGTTAGTATTGGTGCTAATATCTTCCTATATCAACGTAAACAAGATACAGCGAATAAGCTAAATCAGACGACGTCCTTACTTGATGCTGAGCAGGCAAAACTTGCTACCCTACAGGATAAATGGGCTCTCGTTCAAAATCCAGCAATAAAAACAATCCCTCTGAAGGGGGTAGAAACTAAACCCGATTACCTTGCTTTGGTATTCTGGGATCAAGTATCAAAGACGGTTTATCTGAGTATTGAGCACATGCCTGTTGCACCCAAAGGTAAGCAATATCAACTGTGGGCAATGGTCGATGGTAAACCTGTTAATGCCGGTGTTTTTCCACTTGACTTAAAAGGAGATACAGCAAGTAAGATGCTGGATATTCCAAAGGCCCAGGCTTTTGCTATTACCCTCGAAGATGAAGGCGGCAAAGATGTACCGACACTCACAGCATTATGTGTAATGGGGAGTATATAA
- a CDS encoding RNA polymerase sigma factor, producing MSPLHNLSEETLILLLKKKNQQAFSYLYDHYADALFGVVCRIVVSTEHAEEVIQDVFVKIWRYIDVFDAEKGRLYTWMINIARNTALDHRKSKAIVNEQKNQPLSNIVNREEEQDLSQGEQHTKADFIGFKNILDKLKPEWRILIEMAYYEGYTQQEIAEQLDVPLGTVKTRTRAAFIQLQQLLKEYR from the coding sequence TTGAGTCCATTACACAACCTTTCTGAAGAAACATTGATTCTTTTATTGAAAAAAAAGAATCAACAGGCTTTTAGTTATCTTTATGATCACTATGCCGATGCACTCTTTGGTGTGGTTTGTCGTATCGTGGTCTCAACGGAGCATGCGGAAGAAGTCATCCAAGATGTATTCGTCAAAATTTGGCGATATATCGATGTTTTCGATGCAGAAAAAGGCCGCCTTTATACCTGGATGATTAACATTGCCCGCAATACAGCCCTCGATCATCGAAAATCAAAAGCTATCGTAAACGAGCAGAAAAACCAACCGCTCTCAAATATCGTAAATAGGGAGGAAGAACAAGATCTAAGTCAGGGCGAACAACACACGAAAGCAGATTTTATTGGATTTAAAAATATTTTAGATAAATTGAAGCCGGAATGGCGAATCTTGATTGAGATGGCCTACTATGAAGGATATACACAACAAGAAATCGCTGAACAGCTTGATGTGCCGCTAGGAACAGTAAAAACACGTACCAGGGCAGCTTTTATACAATTACAACAATTACTAAAAGAGTACCGCTAG
- a CDS encoding CPBP family intramembrane glutamic endopeptidase: MIAIVIELLVSWFLLKHFCHQDLKVLGFYAKGKPLFLSLVVPMFYLVILYLGIAYLVENPYKFNPEYTLGDFFRSLYYVSKAVIFEELIFRGALLYMLVSRFGKTKAAFITAIAFGVYHWFSYGIIGHVFEMSRVFMSTGVFGYLLARICIKTGKIIFPIALHFAYNFTTMVVFSKEKNIGLQLLVKAHAVDPVRPEGIFPLFIVVIYYVGFPVLCYIFLKSLKNTNGWS; this comes from the coding sequence ATGATTGCTATTGTTATTGAATTGTTGGTTTCTTGGTTTTTACTAAAACACTTCTGTCACCAGGACCTTAAGGTATTGGGCTTTTATGCGAAAGGCAAACCGTTATTTTTAAGTTTGGTTGTACCAATGTTTTATTTGGTTATCCTCTATTTAGGAATAGCCTATTTGGTAGAAAATCCTTATAAGTTTAACCCAGAGTATACACTTGGAGATTTTTTTCGAAGTCTTTATTATGTATCAAAAGCAGTTATATTTGAAGAATTGATCTTTAGAGGAGCTCTATTGTATATGCTAGTCAGTCGCTTTGGGAAGACAAAAGCTGCATTCATAACAGCCATAGCTTTTGGAGTTTATCACTGGTTTTCATATGGCATAATCGGACATGTGTTTGAAATGTCAAGAGTTTTTATGTCGACGGGTGTATTTGGTTATTTACTAGCACGTATATGTATAAAAACAGGTAAAATAATATTTCCAATTGCTTTGCATTTTGCTTATAATTTCACAACAATGGTCGTATTCTCAAAGGAAAAAAATATTGGATTGCAACTTTTGGTAAAAGCTCATGCCGTCGATCCGGTTAGACCTGAAGGAATATTTCCGCTGTTCATTGTCGTTATTTACTATGTAGGCTTTCCAGTATTGTGTTATATTTTCCTTAAATCGTTAAAAAACACGAATGGCTGGTCCTGA
- a CDS encoding SDR family NAD(P)-dependent oxidoreductase encodes MQIFKDKVILITGANRGIGKSLVSALLNNGAGKIYATCRDLKDMPAFNDHRIVPLQLDITDVKQVAMSALAAPDTEILINNAGTLNPGNMLQGEVLAMENDLKVNYFGTINMMRAFAPILIKNRPSIMINIVSIAAYSPLPSIAGYAASKAALYSATQSVRIELAKKDVTVYAVNPGAIDTDMNKGSDWDMPDPDRIAIKIVESVAAGNLDIVPDEMGQGMYAAWREEPAKLSKIFSDLYHQEN; translated from the coding sequence ATGCAAATTTTTAAAGATAAAGTCATCCTGATTACAGGGGCTAATAGAGGGATAGGAAAGTCACTGGTAAGTGCATTGCTCAATAACGGTGCAGGGAAGATATATGCAACCTGCCGGGATTTAAAAGATATGCCAGCATTCAACGATCATCGAATCGTACCGCTGCAACTAGACATTACCGATGTTAAACAAGTAGCAATGAGTGCGCTTGCAGCCCCAGATACTGAAATTCTGATTAACAATGCAGGAACCTTAAATCCAGGGAATATGCTACAAGGAGAAGTATTGGCGATGGAAAATGATCTGAAGGTAAATTATTTTGGAACAATAAACATGATGCGTGCATTTGCTCCAATTCTGATAAAGAATAGGCCATCTATCATGATCAACATTGTTTCGATTGCCGCCTATTCGCCTTTACCTTCTATTGCTGGGTACGCTGCTTCCAAAGCAGCACTTTATTCTGCTACACAATCGGTTCGAATTGAACTGGCTAAAAAGGATGTGACAGTATATGCTGTTAATCCGGGAGCAATTGATACCGATATGAACAAGGGAAGTGATTGGGATATGCCAGATCCAGATCGTATCGCAATAAAGATAGTAGAAAGTGTCGCAGCCGGAAACCTCGATATAGTCCCGGATGAAATGGGACAAGGTATGTATGCCGCATGGCGAGAAGAGCCTGCGAAATTATCAAAAATATTTTCTGATCTCTATCATCAAGAAAATTAG
- a CDS encoding preprotein translocase subunit SecD: protein MVTNSKAQQVTHYFPSGKDKAKTISGQYGGNSGICLFEDGRFLLYGYATSVFGSYVFEKDYLLFYPDEAPLFQLYGRHKPNFTDSTCINLAGFEEGKTYVQFDNDSTHRVFNDKANCFSPPFVHQESKPVQSLKFIVQNQLMEHDSTYQVFQYSNEEKFNDFIAVYNRPQRARQHFSALLYLAEGNKLAIRLSNYGGERGFLRENQDGSNQEHWHEILTMKKDYDRANYIDPLAIFSNAYYTLFYPDLEQYVLDTVTNRYVSKFASENEAYFAGNPEQDDRYLNKYIRQNLLLLKDEQFDPSKLSITSLFFSLCEESEKPDHDENGSQQQSQKPQQ from the coding sequence ATGGTAACAAATAGTAAAGCACAGCAAGTCACGCACTATTTTCCAAGCGGAAAAGATAAGGCAAAGACCATCAGTGGACAGTATGGTGGTAATAGCGGGATTTGTCTTTTTGAAGATGGCAGATTTCTGTTATATGGTTATGCTACATCTGTTTTCGGCTCCTATGTTTTTGAAAAAGACTACCTGCTTTTCTATCCAGATGAAGCCCCTTTATTTCAACTATATGGGCGTCACAAGCCTAATTTCACAGACAGTACTTGTATCAATTTGGCAGGTTTTGAAGAAGGTAAAACCTATGTACAATTTGATAATGACAGTACACATCGGGTTTTCAATGACAAGGCAAACTGTTTCAGCCCCCCTTTTGTTCATCAGGAATCCAAACCGGTTCAATCGCTTAAATTTATTGTACAAAACCAGCTTATGGAACATGACAGTACTTATCAAGTCTTTCAGTATAGCAATGAAGAAAAATTCAATGATTTTATAGCTGTTTATAACAGACCCCAACGTGCACGTCAACATTTCAGCGCTCTCCTATATTTGGCTGAAGGGAATAAATTAGCAATCAGACTCTCCAATTACGGTGGAGAAAGAGGTTTTTTAAGAGAAAATCAAGACGGTTCAAATCAAGAACACTGGCACGAAATATTGACCATGAAGAAGGATTATGATCGGGCAAATTATATTGACCCTCTAGCAATATTTAGTAACGCATATTATACCCTATTTTATCCTGACCTCGAACAGTACGTCTTGGATACTGTCACCAATAGATATGTAAGTAAGTTTGCATCGGAAAATGAGGCCTATTTTGCTGGCAATCCTGAGCAAGACGATCGATACTTAAATAAATACATCCGTCAGAATCTGTTGCTTCTGAAAGACGAACAATTCGATCCATCAAAACTGTCAATTACCAGTCTATTTTTTTCGCTCTGTGAAGAATCTGAAAAGCCAGATCATGATGAAAATGGATCACAGCAACAATCGCAAAAGCCACAGCAATGA
- a CDS encoding TIGR00341 family protein codes for MNKILRFFDLHQGEDRKEAVLENVVSNISFRGDNAWILACAIVVASVGLNVNSTAVIIGAMLISPLMGPIVGAGFALGTFDFPLLKKSLKNLLIATLISLVVSYIYFLLSPFKEAQSELLARTSPNIYDVMIALFGGLVGVIAITRVDKGNPIPGVAIATALMPPLCTAGYGLAIGNLSYFAGALFLYIINCVFICIATFIIVKYLRYPKTHYIDKKREKRITQSITIITIILVLPSVYFAYNLLQEKKYTSKVNQFVQQELSNKGYTVIYEKLEMNSNPKKLELAFLSKKFSDKEVESLQRVMESFGITNTNLVIHQDSLDLKSSILSEIDRRTAAVSEKDLTIRALNNELAKYQLASPQLDRDIAVLFPELNSYSIGVQQHYAKADSVARIVAFIYATKTPLPLAQHEKLQQWLQNHFPKDSVAIISQ; via the coding sequence ATGAATAAAATATTGAGATTTTTCGATCTACATCAGGGAGAAGACCGAAAGGAGGCTGTTCTAGAAAATGTTGTGAGCAATATCTCTTTTCGCGGTGATAATGCATGGATTCTAGCATGTGCAATTGTGGTTGCATCTGTAGGGCTAAATGTAAATTCTACAGCGGTAATTATCGGTGCTATGCTTATATCTCCATTAATGGGCCCGATTGTTGGAGCTGGATTTGCGTTGGGGACATTTGATTTTCCCCTCTTAAAAAAATCATTAAAAAATCTATTGATAGCAACTTTAATAAGCTTAGTTGTTTCTTATATTTATTTTCTTTTAAGCCCCTTCAAGGAAGCGCAATCCGAATTATTAGCGCGTACATCGCCCAATATCTATGACGTAATGATTGCACTATTTGGTGGTTTAGTAGGGGTTATCGCTATTACTAGGGTAGACAAAGGTAATCCTATTCCTGGCGTTGCCATAGCAACAGCCTTGATGCCCCCACTTTGTACTGCAGGCTACGGATTAGCTATCGGTAATCTCAGTTATTTTGCGGGTGCTTTATTTCTATACATCATCAATTGTGTTTTTATCTGCATTGCTACATTTATCATTGTCAAATATTTGCGTTACCCCAAAACTCATTATATCGATAAAAAACGCGAAAAAAGAATTACTCAAAGTATTACCATCATCACGATTATTCTTGTATTGCCAAGTGTCTATTTTGCATACAATCTACTGCAAGAAAAAAAATACACCAGCAAGGTAAACCAATTTGTTCAACAGGAACTCAGCAACAAAGGTTACACCGTTATCTATGAAAAGCTGGAGATGAATAGTAATCCAAAGAAACTTGAACTTGCCTTTTTATCAAAAAAATTCAGTGACAAAGAGGTAGAATCTTTACAGCGTGTAATGGAATCATTTGGTATTACCAATACTAACCTTGTCATTCATCAGGATAGTTTAGATTTAAAATCGAGTATTCTAAGCGAAATAGACAGACGTACAGCAGCTGTAAGTGAAAAGGATCTCACGATACGCGCCCTAAACAATGAATTAGCGAAATACCAGTTGGCCAGTCCGCAACTTGATCGCGATATCGCTGTATTATTCCCCGAACTGAATTCCTATAGCATTGGTGTCCAACAACATTATGCAAAGGCCGATAGCGTCGCCAGGATCGTAGCATTTATATACGCTACCAAGACCCCACTTCCATTAGCGCAACACGAAAAATTACAACAATGGTTGCAAAATCATTTTCCTAAAGATAGTGTAGCGATTATTAGTCAATAG
- a CDS encoding ferritin-like domain-containing protein translates to MNLLNVFEQINAVDPEFSDRISPRREAIKSLASMSKKITLAALPFMIGELFKKAYGATAPTDVNGVLNYALTLEYLEAEYYTMAVAKAGLIPTGKPLGAITTIRDHEIAHVNFLKQVLGNKAVSKPTFDFTAGGTFGNVFSDYDTFLAIAQAFEDTGVRAYKGQAGILLGNRVVLTAALQIHSVEARHASHIRQMRRARGGGAANQKPWITGSNDSGIGAVVDPVYAGENNITQAGVDITTLAGAMGKISTNAATQSFDEPLTAEAVLNIAGLFIKS, encoded by the coding sequence ATGAATCTCTTAAACGTTTTTGAACAAATAAATGCTGTAGATCCTGAATTCAGCGATCGCATCAGCCCTCGTCGCGAAGCAATTAAAAGTTTGGCTTCAATGAGCAAAAAAATAACTTTGGCTGCCCTGCCCTTTATGATAGGTGAGCTCTTTAAAAAAGCTTATGGTGCTACGGCTCCCACAGATGTCAATGGAGTACTCAACTATGCGTTGACTTTGGAATATCTCGAAGCAGAATACTACACTATGGCTGTTGCCAAAGCAGGTCTTATCCCCACAGGTAAACCACTCGGTGCGATAACCACCATTCGTGACCATGAAATTGCACATGTGAATTTTCTTAAACAGGTATTAGGCAATAAAGCTGTTTCAAAGCCAACCTTTGATTTCACCGCTGGGGGGACTTTCGGCAATGTTTTCAGTGACTACGACACATTTTTAGCTATCGCACAAGCATTTGAAGACACCGGGGTAAGAGCTTATAAAGGGCAAGCGGGAATTTTACTCGGCAATCGTGTTGTACTGACTGCGGCGCTTCAGATCCATTCTGTTGAGGCACGACATGCCTCTCATATCCGCCAAATGCGTCGTGCTCGCGGAGGTGGAGCTGCCAATCAAAAACCTTGGATTACAGGAAGTAATGACAGTGGTATTGGCGCAGTTGTCGATCCGGTATATGCAGGCGAAAATAATATAACACAAGCGGGAGTGGATATTACAACATTGGCAGGTGCCATGGGGAAAATTTCAACCAATGCAGCAACCCAGTCTTTCGATGAACCTCTAACTGCAGAAGCTGTACTTAATATTGCAGGTCTTTTTATAAAATCCTAA
- a CDS encoding PAS domain S-box protein — protein MNAKLSPKNESDRIRVLHEYEILNTAAEEEFDRITKIASLVCGTPISLISLVDKDMQWFKSRVGLEIDETTRDVSFCQYTLEEDQLMEVEDAKKDDRFKSNELVTLEPNIRYYAGLPLIDPNGYALGALCVIDRVPRQLDQHQKEILTLLRDEVVALIVNRKEKEKYKESEQKLKAFFDNSQGLMCTHDLKGNFIAVNEAGAKTLGYTREEIQLRSLFDIVPSEGHKNLQDYLGAIVQRGTIKGEMRTLTRSGETRIWMFNNILQTNGNKIPYVIGNAVDITEQHFLEKELKHAQATLMRTGRVARIGGWEYTPADGKIVWSEITREIHEVPEDYEPELTTALQFYKAGSSRNKIQTAIEHALATGEAWDLELEIVTFAGHELWIRALGNADFENDHCVRLYGTFQDIDKRKRIEAESSNSKKLLSEVLDATSAVAIIATDTTGVVTLFNTGAENLLGYRSEEVIGKLGLEHFHLKEELVLRAKELEVELGRSVDKLRFFVDMAELHGAEQREWTYCRKDGSRLYVSLAVTFIRDINENVIGYLAIATDISRIIHQREELEKAKLVAEQASAAKSQFLANMSHELRTPLNGIVGFTDLLLGTALEDTQREYLSIVDQSANLLLGIVNDILDFSKIEAGKLELDVEQTDLQDLVIQLTNFLNMQIKAKNLEFYLNIAADVPHYIWVDALRIKQVLMNLLSNATKFTEKGTIELSITVESHDATQAVLCFSVKDTGIGIKEDNVERIFDAFTQEDNSMTKRYGGTGLGLTISNKLLKMMGSELKLESTFGAGSRFFFTINVPAVWEINAWDGLKKIKDVLIVAEEESERNDLDRMLSLKKINTVHAKTGFEVLQILKKGHHFDAILINNQLPIISGIETIQNIREKNFDNNTEPTIIPIFSSNQQDIEQLCHSVSISRWLVKPFTPEELYTALVKVNVS, from the coding sequence ATGAACGCTAAATTATCGCCAAAGAATGAATCAGATCGGATACGCGTGTTGCATGAATACGAAATTTTAAACACAGCAGCCGAGGAAGAGTTTGACCGCATTACGAAAATTGCATCACTAGTGTGCGGTACACCCATCTCATTGATTTCACTAGTGGATAAGGATATGCAGTGGTTTAAATCGCGGGTTGGCTTGGAGATAGACGAAACAACGCGCGATGTTTCTTTTTGCCAATATACGCTGGAAGAAGATCAGCTGATGGAAGTTGAGGACGCCAAAAAAGACGATCGCTTCAAATCGAATGAACTCGTTACCTTAGAACCAAACATTCGTTATTATGCTGGATTACCATTAATCGATCCCAACGGATATGCCTTAGGGGCCTTATGTGTTATTGATCGTGTTCCAAGGCAGCTCGATCAGCATCAAAAAGAGATCCTAACCCTTCTTCGGGATGAGGTTGTCGCGCTTATTGTCAACAGAAAAGAAAAAGAAAAGTATAAAGAAAGTGAACAAAAACTGAAAGCATTTTTCGATAACTCTCAGGGACTTATGTGTACGCATGATCTGAAGGGCAATTTTATAGCCGTCAATGAAGCTGGAGCCAAGACTTTGGGCTATACGCGGGAGGAGATTCAGTTACGATCACTTTTTGATATTGTCCCATCGGAGGGGCACAAGAATTTACAGGACTATCTGGGCGCAATTGTTCAACGCGGAACAATCAAAGGAGAAATGCGAACCTTGACACGCTCGGGTGAGACGCGTATCTGGATGTTTAATAATATTTTGCAGACCAATGGGAACAAAATACCCTATGTGATTGGCAATGCCGTGGATATTACGGAACAGCATTTTCTAGAAAAGGAACTGAAGCATGCCCAAGCAACATTGATGCGGACTGGAAGGGTAGCTAGAATTGGAGGCTGGGAATATACGCCTGCTGATGGGAAGATTGTTTGGTCCGAAATTACGCGAGAAATTCATGAAGTACCCGAAGACTATGAACCAGAGCTAACAACTGCGTTACAGTTCTATAAAGCGGGATCAAGTAGGAATAAAATACAGACTGCCATTGAACATGCACTCGCTACGGGAGAAGCTTGGGATTTGGAGCTTGAGATTGTCACCTTCGCTGGTCATGAACTGTGGATACGTGCATTGGGAAATGCTGATTTTGAAAATGACCATTGTGTTCGTTTATACGGTACCTTTCAGGATATTGATAAGCGTAAACGCATCGAAGCAGAGTCTTCGAATTCAAAAAAACTGCTTTCAGAAGTATTGGATGCAACCTCCGCTGTAGCTATTATCGCGACCGATACGACTGGTGTAGTCACATTGTTTAATACAGGAGCGGAAAACCTTTTGGGATACCGCAGTGAAGAGGTCATTGGGAAATTGGGGCTTGAACATTTTCATTTGAAAGAGGAGCTCGTGTTGAGAGCTAAGGAACTGGAAGTTGAATTAGGACGTTCGGTAGATAAACTTCGTTTCTTTGTAGATATGGCAGAGCTGCATGGTGCTGAACAGCGAGAGTGGACCTATTGTCGAAAAGATGGATCTAGATTGTATGTTTCCTTAGCCGTTACATTTATTCGGGATATTAACGAAAATGTTATCGGTTATCTTGCGATTGCAACTGATATTAGCAGGATTATTCATCAACGGGAAGAGCTGGAAAAGGCGAAATTAGTAGCTGAACAGGCAAGTGCAGCAAAATCACAATTTTTGGCAAATATGAGCCATGAGCTTCGTACACCTTTGAATGGGATTGTTGGCTTTACCGATTTGTTGCTTGGGACAGCACTTGAAGATACTCAACGGGAATATCTGAGTATCGTTGATCAATCAGCCAATTTATTGCTTGGAATTGTAAACGACATTCTAGATTTCTCTAAAATTGAGGCTGGCAAACTAGAACTGGACGTTGAACAGACGGATCTTCAGGACTTGGTTATTCAACTGACAAACTTTCTCAATATGCAGATCAAAGCCAAAAATTTAGAGTTTTATCTGAATATCGCGGCCGATGTGCCACATTATATTTGGGTTGATGCCCTCCGTATCAAGCAAGTATTGATGAATTTATTGAGCAACGCCACAAAATTTACCGAGAAGGGAACTATTGAACTCAGCATTACAGTAGAATCACATGATGCCACCCAGGCTGTTCTGTGCTTTAGCGTCAAAGATACAGGCATAGGTATCAAAGAGGACAATGTGGAACGGATATTTGATGCATTCACACAGGAAGATAACTCGATGACTAAACGTTATGGGGGAACTGGCCTTGGACTAACAATATCGAATAAATTGCTTAAAATGATGGGCAGTGAATTGAAATTGGAGAGTACCTTTGGTGCCGGTAGTCGTTTCTTTTTCACTATTAATGTTCCCGCCGTTTGGGAAATTAATGCGTGGGATGGATTAAAAAAAATAAAGGATGTACTAATTGTTGCAGAGGAAGAGTCGGAGCGAAATGATTTAGATCGGATGTTATCGTTAAAGAAGATTAATACCGTGCATGCAAAAACTGGATTTGAGGTATTACAGATATTAAAAAAGGGACATCATTTTGATGCAATTTTGATCAATAATCAATTGCCTATCATCAGTGGTATTGAAACGATACAGAATATTCGTGAAAAAAATTTCGATAACAATACTGAGCCGACCATTATTCCTATTTTTAGTTCGAATCAGCAGGATATAGAACAGCTATGTCATTCCGTGTCCATAAGTAGATGGTTAGTCAAACCCTTTACGCCGGAGGAGCTGTATACAGCTTTAGTAAAGGTGAACGTTTCTTAG